From a single Canis aureus isolate CA01 chromosome 5, VMU_Caureus_v.1.0, whole genome shotgun sequence genomic region:
- the ANKRA2 gene encoding ankyrin repeat family A protein 2 isoform X2 codes for MATSANLDIGAQLIVEECPSSYSLTGMPDIKIEHQLDSNAEEGSVQGVAMGMKFILPNRFDMNVCSRFVKSLNEEDSKNIQDQVNSDLEVASVLFKAECNIHTSPSPGIQVRHVYTPSTTKHFSPIKQSTTLTNKHRGNEVSTTPLLANSLSVHQLAAQGEMLYLATRIEQENVINHTDEEGFTPLMWAAAHGQIAVVEFLLQNNGGTPLLYAVHGNHVKCVKMLLENGADPTIETDSGYNSMDLAVALGYRSVQQVIESHLLKLLQNIKE; via the exons ATGGCTACATCAGCAAATCTGGATATTGGAGCCCAGCTGATAGTGGAAGAGTGTCCCAGCAGTTACAGTCTAACTGGCATGCCGGATATTAAAATAGAACATCAGCTGGACTCAAACGCAGAAGAAGGATCAGTTCAGGGTGTTGCCATGGGAATGAAATTCATATTACCTAACCGATTTGATATGAACGTGTGTTCAAGATTTGTGAAGTCCTTAAATGAAGAGGATAGTAAAAATATTCAAGATCAGGTTAACTCTGACCTGGAAGTGGCATCTGTCCTATTTAAAG cggAATGCAATATCCATACATCTCCTTCTCCGGGAATTCAAGTAAGACATGTCTACACTCCCTCTACAACAAAGCACTTctcacccataaaacaatcaactaCTTTGACCAACAAACACAGAGGAAATGAGGTCTCAACCACACCTCTATTAGCAAATT CCTTATCTGTTCACCAGTTGGCCGCCCAGGGAGAGATGCTCTATCTAGCTACTCGGATTGAACAAG aaaatgttatCAATCACACGGACGAAGAAGGATTTACCCCTCTGATGTGGGCTGCAGCACACGGGCAAATAGCTGTGGTAGAGTTTCTCCTTCAGAAT AATGGAGGGACACCTTTGCTTTATGCTGTACATGGAAATCATGTTAAATGTGTAAAAATGCTTTTAG AAAATGGAGCTGACCCAACAATTGAAACTGACTCTGGGTATAATTCTATGGATTTAGCTGTAGCCTTGGGCTATAGAAGTG TTCAACAGGTTATCGAGTCACATTTACTGAAGCTGCTTCAGAATATCAAGGAGTAG
- the ANKRA2 gene encoding ankyrin repeat family A protein 2 isoform X1, with translation MATSANLDIGAQLIVEECPSSYSLTGMPDIKIEHQLDSNAEEGSVQGVAMGMKFILPNRFDMNVCSRFVKSLNEEDSKNIQDQVNSDLEVASVLFKAECNIHTSPSPGIQVRHVYTPSTTKHFSPIKQSTTLTNKHRGNEVSTTPLLANSLSVHQLAAQGEMLYLATRIEQENVINHTDEEGFTPLMWAAAHGQIAVVEFLLQNGADPQLLGKGRESALSLACSKGYTDIVKMLLDCGVDVNEYDWNGGTPLLYAVHGNHVKCVKMLLENGADPTIETDSGYNSMDLAVALGYRSVQQVIESHLLKLLQNIKE, from the exons ATGGCTACATCAGCAAATCTGGATATTGGAGCCCAGCTGATAGTGGAAGAGTGTCCCAGCAGTTACAGTCTAACTGGCATGCCGGATATTAAAATAGAACATCAGCTGGACTCAAACGCAGAAGAAGGATCAGTTCAGGGTGTTGCCATGGGAATGAAATTCATATTACCTAACCGATTTGATATGAACGTGTGTTCAAGATTTGTGAAGTCCTTAAATGAAGAGGATAGTAAAAATATTCAAGATCAGGTTAACTCTGACCTGGAAGTGGCATCTGTCCTATTTAAAG cggAATGCAATATCCATACATCTCCTTCTCCGGGAATTCAAGTAAGACATGTCTACACTCCCTCTACAACAAAGCACTTctcacccataaaacaatcaactaCTTTGACCAACAAACACAGAGGAAATGAGGTCTCAACCACACCTCTATTAGCAAATT CCTTATCTGTTCACCAGTTGGCCGCCCAGGGAGAGATGCTCTATCTAGCTACTCGGATTGAACAAG aaaatgttatCAATCACACGGACGAAGAAGGATTTACCCCTCTGATGTGGGCTGCAGCACACGGGCAAATAGCTGTGGTAGAGTTTCTCCTTCAGAAT GGTGCTGATCCCCAGCTTTTAGGAAAAGGTCGAGAAAGTGCACTCTCATTGGCATGTAGTAAAGGCTACACAGATATTGTCAAAATGCTGCTTGATTGTGGAGTTGATGTAAATGAATATGATTGG AATGGAGGGACACCTTTGCTTTATGCTGTACATGGAAATCATGTTAAATGTGTAAAAATGCTTTTAG AAAATGGAGCTGACCCAACAATTGAAACTGACTCTGGGTATAATTCTATGGATTTAGCTGTAGCCTTGGGCTATAGAAGTG TTCAACAGGTTATCGAGTCACATTTACTGAAGCTGCTTCAGAATATCAAGGAGTAG